Proteins from a single region of Cupriavidus sp. MP-37:
- the fdhF gene encoding formate dehydrogenase subunit alpha, giving the protein MNALTRAERALVESAEPAVTFTLNGREVSAQPGESLLKVAQREGFDVPHLCYKDGLEPAGNCRACMVEIQGERVLAPSCCRYPAAGMQVQTESERARRAQRTVLELLQSDMPEAEYTRHNELDQWAAKLEVGKPRFAPRERVAADLSHPAIAVNLDACIQCTRCLRACRDEQVNDVIGLALRGDEARIVFDMDDPMGASTCVACGECVQACPTGALMPARDAALAVPDKQVESVCPYCGVGCQLTYNVKDNRILFVEGRDGPANHQRLCVKGRYGFDYVQHPQRLTVPLVRRDGVPKQGDFVMDPDHVMDVFREATWEEALALAGGKLAQIRDTHGKRALAGFGSAKGSNEEAYLFQKLVRTGFGSNNVDHCTRLCHASSVAALLEGIGSGAVSNPVMDVDKAEVVIVIGANPTVNHPVAASWIKNAVKNGTKLIVADPRRSDLARFAWRFLQFKPDADVALLNAMMHVIVNEGLVDRDFIDSRTIGFDELQRNVAAYSPELMAPICGIDAETIREVARVYATSKGSMILWGMGVSQHVHGTDNARCLIALALMTGQIGRPGTGLHPLRGQNNVQGASDAGLIPMMYPDYRRVDDPLAIASFEALWGMPLDRQPGLTVVEVMQAIERGEVRGMYIMGENPAMSDPDAEHARAALASLDHLVVQDIFLTETAYLADVVLPASAFPEKTGTFTNTDRTVQLGRQALNPPGQARQDLWIIQQMAAQLGLDWRYDSVEDVFNEMRQAMPSIGGMTWERLEREHAVTYPCLEEGDPGEPVIFTDSFPTATGRGRFVPADIIPAAERPDADYPMVLITGRQLEHWHTGSMTRRAGVLDAIEPDPVALVHPLDLDALGGTPGGVVTLSSRRGEVTLYARADAGTPRGAVFVPFCYYEAAINKLTNAALDPFGKIPEFKYCAIRMTAGGAVPVQSSYGGGQILAPAPA; this is encoded by the coding sequence AACGCGCGCTAGTCGAATCCGCCGAGCCAGCCGTCACCTTTACCCTCAATGGCCGCGAAGTCAGCGCGCAGCCCGGCGAAAGCCTGCTGAAGGTGGCCCAGCGCGAAGGCTTTGACGTGCCGCACCTGTGCTACAAGGACGGCCTCGAGCCCGCCGGCAATTGCCGCGCCTGCATGGTCGAGATCCAGGGCGAGCGCGTGCTGGCGCCGTCCTGCTGCCGCTATCCCGCCGCAGGCATGCAGGTGCAGACCGAATCGGAGCGTGCCCGCCGCGCCCAGCGCACCGTGCTGGAACTGCTGCAGTCGGACATGCCGGAAGCGGAATACACGCGCCACAACGAACTTGACCAGTGGGCGGCGAAGCTGGAAGTCGGCAAGCCGCGCTTCGCCCCGCGCGAGCGCGTCGCGGCGGACCTGTCGCACCCGGCCATTGCCGTCAACCTCGATGCCTGCATCCAGTGCACCCGCTGCCTGCGCGCCTGCCGCGACGAACAGGTCAACGACGTGATCGGCCTGGCGCTGCGCGGCGATGAGGCCCGCATCGTGTTCGACATGGACGACCCGATGGGCGCGTCCACCTGCGTCGCCTGCGGCGAATGCGTGCAGGCCTGCCCGACCGGCGCGCTGATGCCCGCGCGCGATGCCGCGCTGGCGGTGCCGGACAAGCAGGTCGAATCGGTGTGCCCGTACTGCGGTGTCGGCTGCCAGCTGACCTACAACGTCAAGGACAACCGCATCCTGTTCGTGGAAGGCCGCGACGGCCCGGCCAACCACCAGCGGCTGTGCGTCAAGGGCCGCTACGGCTTCGACTACGTGCAGCACCCGCAGCGGCTGACCGTGCCGCTGGTGCGCCGCGACGGGGTGCCGAAGCAGGGCGATTTCGTCATGGATCCCGACCACGTCATGGACGTGTTCCGCGAAGCCACCTGGGAAGAGGCGCTGGCGCTTGCCGGCGGCAAGCTCGCGCAGATCCGCGACACGCATGGCAAGCGCGCGCTGGCCGGGTTTGGCTCGGCCAAGGGCAGCAATGAGGAGGCCTACCTGTTCCAGAAGCTGGTGCGCACCGGCTTCGGCAGCAACAACGTCGACCACTGCACGCGGCTGTGCCATGCCTCGTCGGTGGCGGCGCTGCTGGAAGGGATCGGCTCGGGCGCGGTGTCGAACCCGGTAATGGATGTCGACAAGGCCGAGGTGGTGATCGTGATCGGCGCCAACCCGACCGTGAACCACCCGGTCGCGGCGAGCTGGATCAAGAACGCCGTGAAGAACGGCACCAAGCTGATCGTGGCCGATCCGCGCCGTTCCGACCTGGCGCGCTTCGCCTGGCGCTTCCTGCAGTTCAAGCCCGATGCCGACGTCGCGCTGCTCAACGCGATGATGCATGTGATCGTCAACGAGGGCCTGGTCGACCGCGACTTCATCGACAGCCGCACCATCGGCTTCGACGAGCTGCAGCGCAACGTCGCCGCCTACAGCCCCGAGCTGATGGCGCCGATCTGCGGCATCGACGCCGAAACCATCCGCGAGGTCGCGCGCGTCTATGCCACCTCGAAGGGTTCGATGATCCTGTGGGGCATGGGCGTGTCGCAGCATGTGCACGGCACCGACAACGCGCGCTGCCTGATCGCGCTGGCGCTGATGACGGGCCAGATCGGCCGGCCCGGCACCGGCCTGCATCCGCTGCGCGGGCAGAACAACGTGCAGGGCGCTTCCGACGCGGGGCTGATCCCGATGATGTATCCCGACTACCGCCGCGTCGACGACCCGCTGGCGATCGCCAGCTTCGAAGCGCTGTGGGGCATGCCGCTGGACCGCCAGCCCGGCCTGACCGTGGTCGAGGTGATGCAGGCGATCGAGCGCGGCGAAGTGCGCGGAATGTACATCATGGGAGAGAACCCGGCGATGTCCGACCCCGACGCCGAGCATGCGCGCGCGGCGCTGGCGTCGCTCGACCACCTGGTGGTGCAGGACATCTTCCTGACCGAGACCGCGTACCTGGCGGACGTGGTGCTGCCGGCCTCGGCCTTCCCCGAGAAGACCGGCACCTTCACCAACACCGACCGCACCGTGCAGCTCGGCCGGCAGGCGCTGAACCCGCCCGGGCAGGCGCGCCAGGACCTGTGGATCATCCAGCAGATGGCGGCGCAGCTGGGGCTGGACTGGCGCTACGACAGCGTCGAGGACGTGTTCAACGAGATGCGCCAGGCGATGCCGAGCATCGGCGGCATGACCTGGGAGCGCCTGGAGCGCGAGCACGCCGTGACCTATCCATGCCTGGAAGAGGGCGATCCGGGCGAGCCGGTGATTTTCACGGACAGCTTCCCGACCGCCACTGGCCGGGGCCGCTTCGTTCCCGCCGACATCATTCCGGCCGCTGAGCGACCCGATGCGGACTACCCGATGGTGCTGATCACCGGGCGCCAGCTGGAGCACTGGCATACCGGCAGCATGACGCGCCGTGCCGGCGTGCTCGATGCGATCGAGCCCGATCCGGTGGCGCTGGTGCATCCGCTGGATCTCGACGCGCTGGGCGGCACGCCGGGCGGCGTGGTCACGCTGTCGTCGCGGCGCGGCGAGGTCACGCTCTATGCGCGCGCCGATGCCGGCACGCCGCGCGGCGCCGTGTTCGTGCCGTTCTGCTACTACGAGGCGGCGATCAACAAGCTGACCAACGCGGCGCTGGATCCGTTCGGCAAGATTCCCGAGTTCAAGTATTGCGCGATCCGGATGACGGCGGGCGGAGCGGTGCCGGTGCAGTCGAGCTATGGCGGCGGGCAGATCCTGGCGCCTGCCCCGGCCTAG